AACCCAACGACATCCCCAGCATGGGCCGCGATGCGCTCTTCATCTTCCGGCCAGACCACAATCTTCTCAATCGCGGTTGTTTCGTTGAGAGGCGAGAGCAAAACGCGATCACCAGCCCGCACAACGCCGCAATCAACCCGCCCGACAATCACACGCTGGCCATCACGACGGTCAATATCCTGAACGATAAAGCGCAAGGGGCCATCATGCCGCGCGGGCGGAACCGTCAAATGTCCCAGCGCCTCCACAATCGTGGGACCGTCATACCACCCCATCTCGTCGCCACGAGAGTACAACATCACCCCATGACGCGCGGCCACCGGAACAATAACTTGCACCGCCAGATCCAGCCCCGCCAGAAGGTCACGCATATCCGCCGCAATCCGGTCAAACACAGCGGACGCATAATCAACCGCGTCCATTTTATTGACCGCGACGATCACATGGCGCACGCCCATCAGCTGGATCAGCAATGCATGGCGGCGCGTTTGGTCGCACACCCCTTCGGCCGCATCCACAACCAGAATGGCCGCATCGGCATCGCTGGCCCCGGTCACCATATTGCGCAGGAATTCGCGGTGCCCCGGCGCATCAATTAAAATGTACGATTGGCCATTCGCCTTGAGAATCCGGCGCGTAATATCGATGGTCACTGCCTGATCCCGTTCCGCCTGAAACGCATCCAGCAGATAGGCCCATTCAAAATCATCATTCGCGCGCACCGTTGATGCCGCCCGGGCCGCATCAACCGCCCCATCGGGCAAACACCCGCAATCATGCAACAGGCGCGCCAGCAACGTGGATTTACCATGATCCACATGCCCAACCATAACGATGCGCAAAGGGGCATGGGTCACATGTACCCCCGCGTACGCAGAAGCTCGAAAGAATTTTCCGTTTCACTATCCATCGACCGGCCGGCGCGTTCCGATGTGCGGATTTGATCCAGTTCGCGGATAATATCATCAATGCTGGCGGCATCGCTGCGCACCGGATGGGTAATGTTTTTTTCACCCAATGACCGATAACGCATTCCATCCCGCGCCAGATAAAGCGGCACAAACGGGATATTTTCCCGTTGCGTATAACGCCATATATCGGCCTCGGTCCAGTTCAGTAAGGGATGAATCCGCACATGGCCACCATCGGGGACCACGGGACGGTAACACTCCCACAATTCCGGCGGCTGTTCGCGCACATCCCATGCACCGAAGGAATCGCGCGGGGAAAAAACCCGTTCCTTGGCCCGTAACGCCTGTTCATCCCGGCGGATGCCGACAATGACGCCGCGCAATTGTTCCTGTGCGATAAAATTTTTTAAACCCACGCTCTTGCGCTGCGCCGCGCGGGTCGCGGGGGGAAGGCTTGCATCCATTTCGGATTCCGGCGGGCACGGCACAGTGATATAGGGCAAATTCCAATCGCGCACCAAACGGTCACGGAATTCATAAACCTCGGCCAGCTCCTGCCCGGTGTCCAGCAACGCAAGCGGAAACGGCACCCGCCCGAAAAATGCTTTGCGCACCATCCACAGCAAGGCCGTTGAATCCTTGCCCATCGACCAGAGCATGCACAGCGGCCCCACCTGCGCCACCGCTTCGCGCAGAATGTACAACGTTTGGTTTTCAAGCTGGGTTAAATGGTCCTGCTCCATAGGACCAAAACCTTAACCGATTTGCCCCACCCGGAACAGGGCGGGGAACGGGACACGCTGTATTGCTGCATTGCATTGGATCGATTTAATGATTAATCTTTCGCCACAGATTGCACCTGTCCCGGGACATTTTTCCTTGCTTGAGACCGTGTAATCTGGAACAGTATTTCCAGAATATTGAAATCTCCTTGCGCAACCTCGAAACCAAGATGGCCCGCAACTGATGGATAAAGCCGCCGCCGCACAATTGCTCCCCCCTGTCGGCCTGATCGCCCAGCACGCCGGGGCGATCATCATGCATTATTATGCGAATATGGATGAAGCGGCGCTGAAACTGGAGATGAAGGACGACAATTCCCCGGTCACCGCCGCCGACAAGGCCGCCAGCGACTATATCGTCCAGGCGCTGACCGAGCTGACCCCGACGATTCCGGTCGTATCCGAAGAAAACGACACCGACCCCAGCACCGCCAGCGGGGCCCCCTACTGGGTCGTTGACCCGCTGGATGGGACCAAGGAATTTCTGGCCCGCACGGGCGGTTTCTGCGTCAAGATTGCCCTGATCACGGAGGGACGCCCGGTCATTGGTGTGGTCTACAGCCCGGTGCAGGACGTCCTCTATATGGGAGCCGCCGGTCTGCCCGCAATGCGCCAGATCGGGTCAGGCGCGGTCCACACGATCCAGACCCGCCCCGCCACCCCCGCAGAAGAAGCCGGAACCCTGCGCGTCCTGTTCAACCAGACCCATGCCGACCCGGCCCTGTATGACGCCACCCGGGAACGGCTGGCCGACATCCTGCGCCTGCCGGAAACCCCGGCAATCCGCCCCGGACTGCCCCGTAATCTGCAGGTGGCACAGGGCACAGCCGATCTGCATGTTGGCACGGGCCGGGACGAAACACTGGAAAAAGGGGGCGGATATCAATGGGATATTGCCGCAGATCTGGTGATTTTACAGGCCGCAGGCGGAAATATGCAGCGGCTCAAAGACGGGGGCGATGTTGTATTCGCCGCCCCGCGGGACCGCCTGCCCTCCTATATCGCCTATGGTGACGCGGCCCTGCGCTACCGCCTGACCTTCGACTGACCCCCACAGATATCCACCGGCCCTTGCGGATAAAACGGCCCTCCCCCCCCCTTTTGGATTGATCCACAGGGGCGCATTTGCTTAAGTGAAGCCATTCCAGATTAAAAATTGCACCACTTAATTAAGACACGCGAAAGGTCATTCCCATGGTCGACAAGAACACCGCCCCGAAGGACGACGGCACAGTCCGACCGATGCCGCTGTTTTACACCAATCCGGCCCCGCTGGATTCCAAACGCCACGCGAACCTGGCGCTGAAAAAGAATTTTGGTTTTGATTATGCGTCCGACGTGAACGCCGTTCCGGTCAACATGATCGAGATGCCGCAGGTGTGCCACTTCTACCCGATCGCCTTCAGCCCGGATGAAAACGCAACCCCGGTTGCGATCATGGGTCTGCGCGACAATGAAAACCTGTTCGTGAACAACAAGGGCACATGGGAAGAAGGCGCATACATCCCGGCATACATCCGCCGTTACCCGTTCATCTTCTCGGAACTGCCGGGCAGCGACCAGCTGACCCTGTGCGTTGACATCAACGACAAAGTCACCGAAGAAAACGGCGAACAGAAATTTTTCGACACCGATGGCAAGCCGAGCGCACTGGCCCAGAAC
The window above is part of the Micavibrio aeruginosavorus ARL-13 genome. Proteins encoded here:
- the cysD gene encoding sulfate adenylyltransferase subunit CysD gives rise to the protein MEQDHLTQLENQTLYILREAVAQVGPLCMLWSMGKDSTALLWMVRKAFFGRVPFPLALLDTGQELAEVYEFRDRLVRDWNLPYITVPCPPESEMDASLPPATRAAQRKSVGLKNFIAQEQLRGVIVGIRRDEQALRAKERVFSPRDSFGAWDVREQPPELWECYRPVVPDGGHVRIHPLLNWTEADIWRYTQRENIPFVPLYLARDGMRYRSLGEKNITHPVRSDAASIDDIIRELDQIRTSERAGRSMDSETENSFELLRTRGYM
- a CDS encoding 3'(2'),5'-bisphosphate nucleotidase CysQ family protein, with amino-acid sequence MDKAAAAQLLPPVGLIAQHAGAIIMHYYANMDEAALKLEMKDDNSPVTAADKAASDYIVQALTELTPTIPVVSEENDTDPSTASGAPYWVVDPLDGTKEFLARTGGFCVKIALITEGRPVIGVVYSPVQDVLYMGAAGLPAMRQIGSGAVHTIQTRPATPAEEAGTLRVLFNQTHADPALYDATRERLADILRLPETPAIRPGLPRNLQVAQGTADLHVGTGRDETLEKGGGYQWDIAADLVILQAAGGNMQRLKDGGDVVFAAPRDRLPSYIAYGDAALRYRLTFD
- a CDS encoding SapC family protein; its protein translation is MVDKNTAPKDDGTVRPMPLFYTNPAPLDSKRHANLALKKNFGFDYASDVNAVPVNMIEMPQVCHFYPIAFSPDENATPVAIMGLRDNENLFVNNKGTWEEGAYIPAYIRRYPFIFSELPGSDQLTLCVDINDKVTEENGEQKFFDTDGKPSALAQNALEFCKSYHAAAQQTLEFSRYLAASGLLVDRKAEIVVAGNRRINFAGFRILDEQKLTQMDDKDFLEWRKRGWLPFLYAHLFSGSQWQRLTRLLNEKLEKEDSKKK